The following coding sequences are from one Leptolyngbya sp. NIES-3755 window:
- a CDS encoding urea carboxylase-associated protein 1 (similar to AA sequence:cyanobase_aa:LBDG_16110), producing MMTTIDVQLDPKLAIYDQVLPARKPWAKVIKKGQILRIVDLGGNQAVDFLVYNADDTSERYSAPDTIRAQGNIFITTGTKLYSNDGNVLMTVLNDTCGRHDTSGGACSCESNSVRFGLDKKWQHACVENFLYALKDYGMGKRDMTSNINFFMNVPLSEDGTLEIVDGISDPGSIVDLRAEMNTLVVISNCPQMNNPCNGYNPTPIQLIVWDSI from the coding sequence ATGATGACTACGATCGATGTTCAGCTTGATCCGAAATTAGCGATCTATGATCAAGTGTTGCCTGCTCGTAAGCCTTGGGCAAAAGTGATCAAAAAAGGGCAGATTCTTCGCATTGTTGATCTGGGTGGCAATCAAGCCGTTGATTTTCTTGTTTACAATGCGGATGATACGAGTGAGCGCTACAGTGCTCCCGATACCATTCGCGCTCAGGGAAACATCTTCATTACCACAGGTACAAAGCTTTACTCGAACGACGGAAACGTTTTGATGACCGTTCTGAATGATACTTGTGGGCGACATGATACTTCTGGAGGAGCTTGTAGCTGCGAAAGCAACTCCGTTCGGTTTGGATTAGATAAAAAATGGCAACATGCTTGCGTCGAGAACTTTCTTTATGCACTGAAAGATTACGGTATGGGCAAACGAGACATGACGAGCAACATCAACTTTTTCATGAATGTTCCCCTGAGTGAAGATGGAACGCTTGAAATTGTTGATGGAATTTCTGATCCGGGTAGCATTGTCGATTTGCGGGCTGAGATGAATACATTGGTTGTCATCTCGAATTGTCCTCAGATGAACAATCCGTGTAATGGCTACAATCCAACTCCGATTCAACTGATTGTGTGGGATAGCATCTAA
- a CDS encoding urea carboxylase (similar to AA sequence:cyanobase_aa:LBDG_16100) — MFQKVLIANRGEIACRIIRTLDRLNIASVAVYSEADQYTPFVSMATESIAIGSALASDSYLRWDRILEAAQRTGAQAIHPGYGFLSENAEFAEACAAAGIVFIGPTPDQMRSFGLKHTARELAAQNQVALLPGTSLLDSVEQAQIEAERIGYPVMLKSTAGGGGIGLQLCRSREQLAELFQTVQRLSQNNFKQGGIYLERYVEKARHIEVQVFGNGQGEVIALGDRDCSIQRRNQKVIEETPAPGISNELRQQLYDAALRLTKAVNYRSAGTVEFVFDVDRQSFYFLEVNTRLQVEHGVTEAVTGVDLVEWMIRLAAGENGFLHQPRTQGHSIEVRLYAEDPGKNFQPSSGTLTEVSFPDSIRCDTWIKRGTEITPYYDPLIAKLIVHADSRESAIAQLTAALEQSTVAGIETNLDYLRQILESSEFAIADLSTRFLESFHYAPNSIEVLSPGTFSTIQDYPGRMHYWNVGVPPSGSMDHLAFRLANRILGNLESCAALELTVTGPTLRFNCNTVICLTGAPMQAELDEVPIPFWSAISVAAGSTLKLTTIQGAGARTYLAVQHGFDVPDYLGSKSTFTLGQFGGHCGRVLRIGDILKLNRSGETINPSPIFPELIPNYTNHWQIGVLYGPHGAPDFFTDEDIEMLFSTDWEVHYNSARTGVRLIGPKPKWARPDGGEAGLHPSNIHDNAYAIGTIDFTGDMPIILGPDGPSLGGFVCPATIVQAELWKIGQLKPGDKVRFQRLTLAEAIQKERIQDEEIKTLKPVAPIEAPSSKLPNSAILHEISASSEQLAVKYRRSGDKYLLVEYGDLVLDLNLRFHVHALMTWLLEHPQDGILDLTPGIRSLQIHYDSRILLDELLDVLIAAEQELSTIDDLEIPTRIVHLPLSWGDESTQLAIEKYMRSVNPHAPWCPNNIEFIRRINGLETIEQVREIVFNASYLVLGLGDVYLGAPVATPIDPRHRLVTTKYNPARTWTPENAVGIGGAYLCVYGMEGPGGYQFVGRTVQMWNTFHETPEFEPGKPWLLRFFDQIRFYPVTADELLQLRKDFIQGRAHLRIEETTFSLKQYNEFLRSIATETAIFKATQQAAFEAERERWAANPLLAQVAEDPEATVEEQSFELPPNSQAVIAQVPANVWQIVAEKGATVKAGDRLIILESMKMEITVDAPTDGTISEIFCTQGQMVSTGQMLCVIQQT, encoded by the coding sequence ATGTTTCAGAAAGTTCTGATTGCCAATCGTGGAGAAATCGCCTGTCGGATTATTCGGACCCTCGATCGATTAAATATTGCTTCTGTTGCGGTCTATTCTGAGGCGGATCAGTACACGCCTTTCGTATCGATGGCAACGGAATCGATCGCGATCGGGTCTGCATTGGCATCAGATAGCTATCTCAGATGGGATCGAATTCTCGAAGCGGCTCAGAGAACAGGAGCACAAGCAATTCATCCAGGCTATGGATTTTTGAGCGAGAATGCTGAGTTTGCGGAAGCTTGTGCAGCAGCGGGAATTGTGTTTATTGGACCGACTCCCGATCAGATGCGAAGCTTTGGACTGAAGCATACAGCACGAGAATTGGCTGCCCAAAATCAAGTCGCTTTACTGCCAGGAACTTCGCTGTTAGACAGTGTTGAACAAGCCCAAATTGAAGCAGAGCGAATTGGCTATCCGGTGATGCTGAAAAGTACAGCGGGTGGAGGTGGAATCGGATTACAGCTTTGTCGGAGTCGAGAGCAATTAGCGGAACTGTTCCAAACGGTACAACGGCTGAGTCAGAACAATTTTAAGCAAGGTGGAATCTATCTAGAACGCTATGTAGAAAAAGCACGACACATTGAAGTGCAAGTGTTTGGGAATGGACAAGGGGAAGTAATTGCACTGGGCGATCGAGATTGTTCAATCCAACGCCGCAATCAAAAAGTCATCGAAGAAACTCCTGCACCGGGTATCAGTAACGAACTTCGCCAACAGCTTTATGATGCAGCATTGCGATTGACGAAAGCTGTAAATTATCGATCGGCAGGCACAGTGGAGTTTGTGTTTGATGTCGATCGACAATCTTTCTATTTCCTAGAAGTCAATACTCGCCTACAAGTTGAACACGGTGTCACAGAAGCAGTCACCGGAGTTGATTTAGTTGAGTGGATGATTCGGTTAGCAGCGGGAGAGAATGGTTTTCTACATCAGCCTAGAACTCAAGGGCATTCGATCGAGGTTCGTCTTTATGCTGAAGATCCCGGTAAGAACTTTCAGCCGAGTTCTGGAACATTAACTGAAGTCAGTTTTCCCGATTCCATTCGATGTGATACTTGGATTAAGCGCGGGACTGAGATTACACCATACTATGATCCACTGATTGCGAAATTGATTGTTCATGCAGATTCGAGAGAAAGTGCGATCGCTCAACTAACCGCAGCATTAGAACAGTCAACTGTCGCGGGAATTGAGACGAATCTAGATTATTTACGGCAGATTTTAGAAAGTTCGGAATTTGCGATCGCGGATCTTAGTACTCGGTTTCTCGAATCTTTTCACTACGCACCGAACTCGATCGAAGTGCTTTCCCCTGGCACATTCAGCACGATCCAGGACTATCCGGGACGAATGCACTATTGGAACGTGGGAGTTCCGCCATCAGGATCGATGGATCATCTTGCGTTTCGACTTGCGAATCGTATCTTAGGAAATTTAGAGTCTTGTGCTGCACTAGAACTTACCGTGACAGGTCCAACATTGCGATTTAACTGCAACACTGTGATCTGCCTAACAGGTGCGCCGATGCAGGCAGAACTTGATGAAGTTCCAATTCCTTTTTGGTCAGCAATTTCTGTAGCAGCAGGAAGCACTTTGAAGCTTACTACAATTCAAGGTGCTGGAGCACGAACTTATCTTGCAGTACAGCATGGCTTTGATGTTCCTGACTATCTAGGAAGCAAGTCAACCTTCACATTGGGGCAGTTCGGTGGACATTGTGGCAGAGTCCTACGAATTGGGGACATTCTAAAACTCAATCGATCAGGTGAAACAATCAATCCAAGTCCAATCTTCCCTGAACTGATTCCAAACTATACGAATCACTGGCAAATTGGTGTTCTCTACGGACCTCATGGCGCACCCGATTTTTTCACCGATGAAGACATTGAAATGCTATTCTCAACCGATTGGGAAGTGCATTACAACTCCGCTCGAACTGGAGTGCGATTAATTGGACCAAAACCAAAATGGGCGCGTCCAGATGGCGGCGAAGCAGGATTACATCCCTCGAACATTCATGACAATGCTTATGCGATCGGGACAATCGATTTTACGGGGGATATGCCGATCATTCTCGGTCCTGATGGTCCCAGTTTAGGCGGATTCGTCTGTCCTGCTACGATCGTACAAGCTGAACTCTGGAAAATCGGGCAGCTTAAGCCGGGTGACAAAGTTCGATTTCAACGTTTAACACTCGCAGAAGCGATTCAAAAAGAACGAATCCAAGACGAAGAAATCAAAACTTTAAAGCCAGTCGCACCGATTGAAGCTCCAAGTTCTAAGCTGCCAAATAGCGCGATTCTGCATGAGATTTCAGCATCTTCAGAACAGCTTGCAGTGAAGTATCGTCGCTCTGGAGATAAGTATCTATTAGTAGAATACGGTGACTTAGTACTCGATCTCAATCTGCGCTTTCATGTTCATGCTCTGATGACTTGGTTACTTGAGCATCCACAAGATGGAATTTTGGATTTAACACCGGGGATTCGATCGCTACAAATTCACTATGACAGTCGCATTTTATTAGATGAGTTGCTTGATGTCCTAATTGCAGCAGAACAAGAACTTTCTACGATCGATGATCTCGAAATTCCGACTCGCATTGTTCATCTTCCGTTGTCGTGGGGTGACGAATCGACCCAACTCGCGATCGAGAAATATATGCGATCGGTGAATCCTCACGCCCCGTGGTGTCCAAACAACATTGAATTCATCCGTCGCATCAATGGACTAGAAACAATCGAACAAGTTCGCGAAATTGTCTTTAATGCCAGCTACTTAGTTCTTGGTTTAGGTGATGTCTACTTAGGTGCTCCTGTTGCAACCCCGATCGATCCTCGTCATCGCTTAGTCACGACAAAGTACAATCCCGCTCGAACTTGGACACCCGAAAATGCTGTTGGAATTGGAGGCGCTTATCTCTGTGTGTATGGCATGGAAGGACCTGGAGGCTATCAATTTGTAGGGCGCACTGTGCAAATGTGGAATACATTCCATGAAACACCAGAATTTGAGCCTGGAAAGCCCTGGTTACTCCGCTTCTTTGATCAGATTCGCTTTTATCCGGTTACTGCCGATGAACTATTACAACTCCGCAAAGACTTTATTCAGGGTAGAGCACATCTAAGAATTGAAGAGACTACTTTCAGTCTGAAACAATACAACGAATTTCTTCGATCGATTGCAACCGAAACCGCAATTTTCAAAGCCACTCAGCAAGCCGCATTTGAAGCAGAGCGCGAACGTTGGGCAGCAAATCCTCTCCTAGCTCAAGTTGCTGAAGATCCAGAAGCAACCGTAGAAGAGCAATCATTTGAGCTTCCTCCGAATAGTCAAGCTGTCATCGCACAAGTGCCCGCGAACGTGTGGCAGATCGTGGCTGAAAAAGGCGCAACCGTGAAAGCAGGCGATCGCTTAATTATTTTAGAGTCGATGAAAATGGAGATTACCGTAGATGCTCCGACTGACGGAACGATTTCCGAAATCTTCTGTACTCAAGGGCAAATGGTATCGACTGGACAAATGCTATGTGTGATTCAACAGACTTAA
- a CDS encoding TPR repeat-containing protein (similar to AA sequence:cyanobase_aa:Npun_AR073), which translates to MMDSAKVEEANDPESYAAQLTMQQTIVLMTSVMSGENKTLLVTMLNDSTKIFEQLKKKIASQPQAQDFLIGIQATFLSIIGTQYQEIGEYTAALNSYHQALLLYEQLEQTQAKSMPASSTFSELMKSQLYQTALVGKATPLKDMGTTLVRLDKKPEAIAAFQKALKLFQDLKNKQSQGTVLVELGKVQRSSKQYQAAIDSFNQALTINREFGAIVNEANTRLEIARTERDRNNLIAAQAQIETSIQLIETEPPSLSQSSSLSEQKQFTAYIELASYFSTRQYFYDFYIDIIWSNLKNLSQSSKIVKYCNFFSSIPNGFYAN; encoded by the coding sequence ATGATGGATTCTGCAAAGGTAGAAGAAGCAAACGATCCTGAAAGTTACGCGGCTCAATTAACGATGCAACAGACGATCGTGCTTATGACAAGCGTGATGAGTGGAGAGAATAAAACGCTGCTCGTGACTATGTTGAATGATTCAACAAAAATCTTTGAACAGTTGAAGAAAAAGATTGCCTCTCAACCTCAAGCACAGGATTTTCTAATCGGAATTCAAGCGACCTTTCTATCAATCATTGGCACTCAATATCAAGAAATTGGTGAATATACAGCGGCTCTAAATTCGTATCATCAAGCACTCCTACTCTATGAGCAATTAGAACAAACTCAAGCGAAATCGATGCCAGCAAGCTCTACTTTTAGTGAGTTGATGAAGTCTCAGCTATACCAAACTGCTCTAGTAGGTAAAGCGACACCCTTGAAAGACATGGGCACAACGCTGGTTAGATTGGACAAAAAGCCAGAAGCGATCGCAGCTTTTCAGAAAGCCCTAAAACTATTCCAAGACCTCAAAAATAAGCAATCGCAAGGAACAGTATTAGTCGAGCTTGGAAAAGTTCAACGCAGTTCAAAGCAGTATCAAGCCGCGATCGATAGTTTTAATCAAGCGTTAACGATCAATCGTGAATTTGGAGCAATTGTCAATGAAGCCAATACACGACTTGAGATTGCAAGGACAGAACGCGATCGTAATAATCTCATTGCAGCACAAGCCCAAATCGAAACCTCCATTCAACTGATTGAAACAGAGCCGCCTTCCTTAAGCCAATCTTCTTCACTCTCAGAACAAAAGCAGTTCACAGCATATATTGAGCTTGCATCTTACTTTTCCACTCGACAGTATTTCTATGATTTCTACATCGATATAATTTGGAGCAATCTGAAAAATTTGTCACAAAGCTCAAAGATTGTTAAATATTGCAATTTCTTCAGCTCGATCCCCAATGGCTTCTATGCAAATTAA
- a CDS encoding ATPase, E1-E2 type (similar to AA sequence:cyanobase_aa:Ava_3565), which yields MIGAMVLQVIFSQVPIINQTFQTAPLTLNQWLICLLVGSPMIVIATSVNRFDPAN from the coding sequence ATGATCGGTGCAATGGTATTGCAAGTCATCTTTAGTCAGGTTCCGATCATCAATCAAACCTTCCAGACTGCACCTTTAACACTGAATCAATGGTTAATTTGCTTGCTAGTCGGTTCTCCAATGATTGTGATTGCAACCTCGGTCAATCGATTTGATCCAGCGAACTAA
- a CDS encoding carbonic anhydrase (similar to AA sequence:cyanobase_aa:Aazo_4079), whose amino-acid sequence MNYPTKMLRRRHLVRTLGAAGFGLITTTACAQANTQTTGNTPAATASPVAQTTTVDQAIERRPNEMKPDEALKLLADGNKRFAEGKSANPRHSFARVQDTAVDEFPFAAILCSADSRVSPEIIFDQGIGDLFVARIAGFAATPEIIESLEYAVGTLKVPLIMVMGSDREPIVQAILRDQSSVLSKMKVLTPEIKPAVEPNRGKTEGSDLSASIKANMKRQADRIRQSPILAKAIKDGSLKVVTAYYDLDDAKVEVEKA is encoded by the coding sequence ATGAACTATCCTACTAAAATGTTGCGTCGTCGTCATTTAGTCAGAACGTTAGGTGCAGCAGGATTTGGACTGATTACAACCACTGCCTGCGCTCAGGCTAACACTCAGACCACGGGCAATACACCAGCAGCAACCGCTTCTCCAGTTGCACAGACAACGACTGTAGATCAAGCGATCGAACGACGACCGAATGAAATGAAACCCGATGAAGCTTTGAAATTGCTAGCAGACGGAAACAAGCGCTTTGCTGAAGGAAAATCTGCCAATCCTCGTCATAGTTTTGCCAGGGTGCAAGATACAGCAGTAGATGAGTTTCCTTTTGCTGCAATTCTTTGTTCAGCGGATTCGCGAGTTAGCCCAGAGATTATTTTTGATCAAGGGATTGGCGATCTATTTGTTGCCCGCATTGCTGGCTTTGCTGCGACTCCAGAAATTATTGAATCACTCGAATATGCGGTGGGAACTCTCAAAGTCCCTTTGATTATGGTCATGGGTAGCGATCGAGAACCTATTGTTCAAGCGATTCTTCGTGATCAATCCAGTGTTTTGAGCAAGATGAAAGTCCTTACTCCTGAAATTAAACCTGCGGTAGAACCCAATCGGGGAAAAACTGAAGGGAGCGATCTCAGTGCATCGATTAAAGCCAACATGAAGCGGCAGGCAGATCGCATCAGGCAGTCTCCAATTTTGGCAAAGGCAATTAAAGACGGCTCTCTAAAAGTTGTCACAGCTTATTACGATCTTGATGATGCCAAGGTCGAAGTCGAAAAAGCTTAG
- a CDS encoding ABC transporter ATP-binding protein (similar to AA sequence:cyanobase_aa:tll0223) encodes MQDTTSGLNRVDRQLWKKFWKLAKPYWFSEQRWKARRLLLTLLIFAVLVNGINVGISFIFRNIDTSLAGFPDTGDSSTFWRLIAVYVGLLVIATPIVVLFDFIRERLALRWREWLTHRFLEHYLEDRAYYQINANAAIDNPDQRIADDIWAFSRTSLTFLLIVLSSIITLISFTGVLLSISVTLSLTLIAYAIVGTVVTTWIGRRLVGIRFNQLKREADFRYGLIHVRDNAEAIAFYQGEVPELNQLRRRFGEALQNFDLLIRWERNLGYFTSSYNFLVRALPYLVVAPIYFAGQTDFGAITQAAIAFTEIFRALSIVVTRFEDLTAFAAGIERLSSFAEALKPVELEQKSAIITTEDECIALDRVTVLTPNYQRTLVKDLTLSLEAGEGLVIIGQSGSGKSSLLRAIAGLWKTGLGNMTRPVLGEMLFLPQRPYMVLGTLKAQLLYPHHDRVIDENQLYQVLEQVNLAELPERVGGFEVERDWANTLSLGEQQRLAFARLLLAKPRYAILDEATSALDSENERRLYQHLQKLNITFVSVGHRISLMQYHDYVLKLEGNAHWKLLPTQSYLKLDRQQEAALN; translated from the coding sequence ATGCAAGACACAACGAGCGGATTGAATCGTGTCGATCGACAACTATGGAAAAAGTTTTGGAAACTCGCAAAACCGTATTGGTTTTCTGAGCAGAGATGGAAAGCGAGAAGATTGCTTCTAACCCTGTTAATTTTCGCAGTGCTTGTTAATGGGATCAATGTTGGAATTAGCTTCATTTTTAGGAACATTGATACATCACTCGCAGGATTTCCTGATACGGGAGATAGCAGCACGTTTTGGCGACTGATTGCGGTTTATGTTGGGCTTTTAGTGATCGCAACTCCGATCGTAGTTTTGTTCGATTTCATCCGGGAACGGTTAGCACTGCGGTGGCGAGAATGGCTTACCCATCGTTTCTTGGAACATTATTTAGAGGATCGTGCTTACTATCAAATCAATGCAAACGCAGCGATCGATAATCCTGACCAGCGGATTGCTGATGACATTTGGGCTTTTTCTCGAACTAGCTTGACATTCTTGTTGATTGTTTTATCTTCGATCATTACGCTCATTTCATTCACAGGTGTCTTGCTTTCAATTTCTGTGACGTTATCTCTGACGCTGATTGCTTATGCGATCGTGGGTACAGTCGTTACCACCTGGATCGGTCGAAGATTAGTCGGCATTAGATTTAATCAACTAAAACGAGAAGCTGATTTTCGTTATGGTCTCATTCATGTGCGGGATAATGCTGAAGCGATCGCTTTCTATCAAGGTGAAGTTCCAGAACTGAATCAACTCCGACGACGATTTGGCGAAGCATTACAGAATTTTGATTTGCTCATTCGTTGGGAGCGCAATTTGGGCTACTTTACCAGTAGCTATAACTTTTTAGTGCGGGCATTACCTTACTTGGTTGTTGCACCAATTTATTTTGCAGGACAAACGGATTTTGGTGCGATTACTCAGGCTGCGATCGCATTCACTGAGATCTTTCGAGCATTGTCGATCGTGGTCACTCGATTTGAGGATTTAACGGCATTTGCAGCAGGTATCGAGCGATTAAGCAGTTTTGCAGAAGCGCTTAAACCCGTTGAACTAGAACAGAAATCAGCCATCATTACAACTGAAGATGAATGTATTGCACTCGATCGAGTCACTGTTCTAACGCCGAACTATCAGCGAACTCTCGTTAAAGATCTGACCTTGAGTTTAGAAGCTGGCGAAGGATTGGTCATCATCGGGCAAAGTGGAAGTGGTAAAAGTTCCTTGCTCAGAGCGATCGCTGGACTCTGGAAGACAGGACTTGGAAATATGACTCGTCCGGTATTGGGAGAAATGCTGTTTTTGCCACAACGTCCTTACATGGTGCTGGGTACGCTGAAAGCTCAGCTACTTTATCCTCATCACGATCGAGTAATCGATGAGAATCAACTCTATCAAGTCTTAGAACAGGTGAATTTAGCTGAACTCCCTGAGCGAGTCGGCGGTTTTGAGGTTGAGCGAGATTGGGCAAACACGCTTTCTTTGGGTGAGCAGCAGCGTCTTGCTTTTGCTCGATTGTTGTTGGCTAAACCCCGCTATGCCATCTTAGACGAGGCGACGAGTGCCTTAGATTCAGAGAATGAACGCCGTCTGTATCAGCACCTTCAGAAGCTAAACATTACTTTCGTTAGCGTTGGGCATCGAATTAGTTTGATGCAATATCATGACTATGTTTTGAAACTAGAAGGGAACGCTCACTGGAAACTGTTGCCCACTCAAAGTTATTTGAAGCTCGATCGACAACAGGAAGCCGCGCTGAATTGA
- a CDS encoding peptidase propeptide/YPEB domain protein (similar to AA sequence:cyanobase_aa:CYA_1004) translates to MNANQKIAGAIGAGVLLISGALWFKPREAQASPHNTAPTISLVQAVQTVLTANPGTAAVDATLERENDRMVWEVELDNDLEVYVNASTNQIVKTEQNWDFADIPLLGEWMPN, encoded by the coding sequence ATGAATGCTAACCAAAAGATTGCAGGTGCAATTGGGGCTGGAGTTCTGTTGATCAGTGGAGCGTTGTGGTTCAAACCGAGAGAAGCGCAAGCCTCTCCTCACAACACCGCACCCACGATTAGTTTAGTTCAAGCGGTTCAGACTGTGTTGACAGCGAATCCGGGAACTGCTGCGGTAGATGCCACCTTAGAGCGCGAGAACGATCGAATGGTTTGGGAAGTTGAGCTTGATAATGATTTAGAAGTCTATGTCAATGCCAGTACCAACCAGATTGTCAAGACCGAACAGAACTGGGATTTTGCGGATATTCCACTGCTAGGAGAATGGATGCCAAACTAA
- a CDS encoding hypothetical protein (similar to AA sequence:cyanobase_aa:Npun_F3086) translates to MQFFQQYWKRSVVTTGSLLFSFSIAPSVYAATHSSVEQSKPGIFSEFPFNTRRLDRPFSPAIVPPLPEQLQPPSAIVTPVDGAINVQLTNPTNAAISFEVIGHTEPRTLAPRSSLTLKDLPAPVSVSFRRQDGGLLDIQAQTEATPGVLQITFDEVEDLNKDRIALKVQADGSVFLN, encoded by the coding sequence ATGCAATTCTTTCAACAGTACTGGAAAAGGTCAGTTGTAACGACTGGTAGTTTGTTGTTTAGTTTCTCGATCGCGCCATCGGTCTACGCTGCTACTCATTCGTCGGTCGAGCAATCCAAGCCCGGAATTTTCAGTGAATTTCCCTTTAATACAAGACGACTCGATCGCCCGTTCAGCCCTGCGATCGTGCCTCCGCTCCCAGAACAACTTCAACCGCCTAGTGCGATCGTCACACCCGTCGATGGAGCAATCAATGTACAGCTTACAAATCCTACCAATGCTGCAATTTCGTTTGAGGTAATTGGACATACCGAACCTCGAACATTAGCGCCTCGATCGAGCCTCACACTCAAAGATCTGCCTGCTCCGGTCAGCGTCTCATTTCGACGGCAAGATGGTGGACTCCTCGACATTCAGGCTCAAACAGAGGCGACTCCTGGAGTATTACAAATTACGTTCGATGAAGTAGAAGACTTGAACAAAGACAGAATTGCCCTAAAAGTTCAAGCAGATGGCTCTGTCTTTCTGAATTAG
- a CDS encoding hypothetical protein (similar to AA sequence:cyanobase_aa:LBDG_28250): MKLRFVLPVIMIVPMLFPASVLASNHQRLEQTKVLARQDLSRPQFTMLTGRVNRVDGNRIFLDRAQGQMIINAKETVNLASNEPITVTGNVIPSSNELNAFSITRSDGSVIEFREGRKTVSRLLDRLN, from the coding sequence ATGAAACTTCGATTTGTGTTACCCGTTATCATGATTGTTCCGATGTTGTTCCCAGCTTCAGTACTTGCCAGTAATCATCAACGTCTTGAACAAACAAAAGTTTTGGCTCGTCAAGATCTCAGCCGTCCTCAGTTCACGATGCTCACTGGAAGGGTAAATCGAGTCGATGGAAATCGTATTTTTCTCGATCGTGCTCAAGGACAAATGATCATCAATGCTAAGGAAACCGTCAATTTAGCTTCAAATGAACCGATTACGGTAACAGGCAATGTAATTCCATCATCAAATGAGCTAAATGCCTTTTCGATTACGCGCTCCGATGGTTCTGTCATTGAATTTCGCGAGGGTAGAAAGACAGTCAGTAGATTGCTCGATCGATTGAACTAG